The Malaclemys terrapin pileata isolate rMalTer1 chromosome 5, rMalTer1.hap1, whole genome shotgun sequence genomic interval GGTACCAGTATTACACCCAGTGTTTTAGGGAAGGATGAGGACAAATAAAAAAATGGTCTTACTGAACAACAGAAATGTACAATCTTATTACCTTTAACTAATATTATTACGTGCaacaaagggaaagagaaaggttTGAGGAAAGGGAATTCATGGGGATAGAAAAGTGAAAGCATGCTGTGGAGACTACTAACCATAATTGAAGAGAATTACCTGATTGAAGTACTATTACAAAAGCCTTTAAACATATATTTATGTTGAAAGCAACAATAGtgaaattaatatttctgttaatcaaaaaacaaaacattaaagttAAAAATTAAGGTAAACTTTCAAGCAAAACATGCTCGAAGGTAAAGTAAAGCCACTCAGCACACAACCAGTTAATACTGCAAAAATCACTCAATGGTTGCAGCGTGCACAGAATACACTAAACTAAAAAGACCCAAACTCTGGGCCCAATCTTACACCAATTGAAGTAAATTATATAactgccattgaattcaatgggatcaGACCTTACTTCAGAACTGGTACCATCCTTTTTAACTGTCAGTTTGGATGGTTTATATCTCCTTTAGGCTTAAACTTGACATACACATTGTTAGGCAAGATCAAATGTCTTTAAATAGTTTATCCAATTTACacttttaaagtaatattttaaagtattataGCAAAAATAAGACTtagcttcattttctttttaaatgaaaatttacaCACATTAATGCAGATTGTTACTGTCTTTCTGAGAAAGTATCCCGAACAAGTTATACTGTTAAAAACTAATTAAGAGACAGATTTTTCCCCACCCTTATTCaccttgggcctgattcaaagtccactgaaattTTAGATCAGGTCCAAGGTAAgaaagggtagcagaatctgtcCATCAATGGATAGGTTACAATAAGCTCTATGTTAGAAATGCTAAGGGTATGACAAACTCCCGGGAATTTGGAATTAAGCAGAGTGGTCTTTTTCAATGTCTGTCAATAACATTTAGTCTGTTCACTATTCATATAAGGAAAAGCTTCTGCTGTAACTGCTACAATAAAATgtgctgatttttaaaacaaatatatagtTTAAACACTATTTTAATAATTGTGTATTTAATTAATTTGCTTTTAAACCACTCTAATGTaagttttcccttcttttttctcTGACATATCTGATTGTGATTATTCATTATTGTTAGGTTTCCTTGTGGTCCCTTTTAGTGACTTTGGTGCTTCTTTTCATTCTGACTGGCACTATGTTGGGACCTGAGTTGCTGGCAAGTATCCCTGCGTCTGTCTACATAGTAGCAATCTTGATGCCCTTAGCGGGCTATGCCTCAGGATATGGCTTAGCTACTTTATTTCACCTGCCACCTCATTGCAAGAGGACAGTGTCCTTGGAAACAGGATGTCAAAATGTCCAGCTCTGCACGGCTATACTGAAACTAACTTTTCCACCACACCTCATAGGAAGTATGTATATGTTTCCCTTGCTTTATGCACTTTTCCAGGCTGCAGAAGCAGGGATTTTTGTGTTAGTGTACAAGATGTACGGAAGAGATACCTATAAACAAGATCCCCTAAATGAAGATGATGACACAGATATTTCTTACAAGAAACTGAAAGAGGAGGAAATGGCAGATACCTCATACGGCACAGTGACTACAGAAGAACGCAATTCTATTCTGATGGAGCCTGCACAGACTGCACTGTAGATGGACAACAGAGCATCAGAAGGGGACGCTTGAGTTACAGTAATATTATATGGTATTTGCGATATGTTTTGGGAACTAGTAAAACAGGCAGCTGGGGTACTGACCAGCTTCCATAACCCACCCATCTACTCCCAGTGTATAAAATGATCATACGTTTACTATTGTGCCAGTTGCGAATATTTTCCCCCACATATAGCCTTATATGTACAAAAATCAATGTGATACAAGGAGATAAGTCTACATCTTCATACGAAGAAGCTCTTTGGTGAATTAAGTAAGGCAGGGAGCCTTACTTAATGAATGAAGCATTTTGTCGGAAAGGGTTAATTTGTGATGTGAACAAACGAGCAAATTAGATTATATTTGTAAAGTGTCGTTCAATTTCATGCATCCCATTAGTTGTAAAAAACATCCTGTCTATTGTTCTGATGATAAATGCGTGGAAAAGATGAATTAATGCTGTATTAATCACTAATTAAAATCCCTCCAAAGATAACTAAAAATTAAAAGGAAGTGCAAGTAACGGTCTAGTTTATCTAGCGATGTATCTAGCAGCGATTTATCTGCAGGGAAGGTAAATCCTCCCTTCTTAAACTTCCTGGTCCCTGGCTCTTATGTTTAGTAGCAGCCAAGGAATTCATGCGTTCCTTCCTCCTTCACAGATTCAGCCAtaagtgctggaactgggggtgctcccgcaccccctggcttgaagtggtttccatcatacacagggtttacagtttggttgaaGGCTGTCAGCAGCCCCGCTAAACgcattgttccagcgcccctggatTCCCCCGCATGTTGTTTCCGTCACCGACACCGCGTTATTACTCTTTGTCTGCGGCACACAGCCTCTTGCTTCTCCCGTGGGAATATCACCAATCAATCAATGTACCGGGTCCGCTCAAAAGAAAACGCTCCATAGCCTCCGGCTAAACCCCTCAGCTCACATGAGCGCGGCACAGACTCTAGGGCCCCCACACGGCGAGTGTAACTCAGGTGACAGAGAAAGGGAGACTCAGGACATTTAAGagacagagagaacccaggagggtTGTACCAATAAGGGGTTTACTTGCTTCAAAGACCTGCCTGAAGCTTTGCGTCCCCGCCGCCGCGGTTGCCCGGTGgctcccctcccacctctgctATGTTCCTTGGACCCCGGGCTTAGCCCGCTCTTCCCATCCACTTGCTTTCCTCGCGGGCTTCCCGGGACAGCGATCCCCACCAGGGAATCCGCGGCGAGGTGGTTCATTACCCCTCCGCCAATGGCAGCAGCCCCGCTCAGgtggctggctgggtgggggaggagggacgtaCACCTGGGCCTGCCCTACCCCAGGGCGGGCTATTTAAAGCAGCCCCCGCAGGCCCAACTACTGGGGCAGGCGCTATGGCGGACGAGGCTATGGATAGTTACCTGTACTCAGCCTACACCCCCTACTCCTATCGCTACCAGCCGCCCAAGGGCAAAGGGCCTCCGGGCGCCTGGCGGCAGCGGGGCACCTACTTCTCGAGCTATGGGGACACAGCGGCGGCGGCCGCGGCCGAGTACTTCGATAACTACCAGCGGGCGCAGCTGAAGGCGATCCTGTCCCAGGTGAACCCCAGCCTGACGCCGCGGCTCCGCAAGGCCAACACCAAGGAGGTAGGGGTGCAGGTGAACCCGCGGCAGGACGCCTCGGTGCAGTGCTCGCTGGGGCCCCGCACCCTGCTTCTGCGGCGGCGGCcggcccctgggctgccctcgcTGCGGCCCCgcgagcaggagcagggcagccCCGCCACCACCAGCGGCCGGCCCGTGCGCTTCCCCAGGACCATCGCCGTGTACTCGCCCATGGCGTCCCGCAGACTCACCACCTTCCTGGAGGAGCCCGAGCCCGAGGACCCGGGGCAGGAGGCGGCCGAGGAGGAGCCGGAGGAGGCGGCCGCcgaggaagaggagcagcagagCACTGAGGCGGCCGCCGTGCGGGCCAGCTGGGAGCAGCCCCCGGGGAGCAGCGTGGAGCCGCAGGAGCCGCGGCCGCCCCAACAGCAGGAGGTggcggaggaggaggcggcagctGCCCCGCGGCAGGAAGGCCCGCTGGAGGCCCCCGAGCCCCAGGCGGGGCAGCCCCAGGCCGCAGCCCCtcaggagccggggcagggcaagACCCGCCTGCGCTTCCAGGTGAGGGCCGGGCAGGTCGGGTCACCGCGTGCGGCTGCGGGacagggggtggcgggaagcccgggggcggggcctcaggtgaCTAGCCCTGGAGCCCACGCGATTCTCTGTGGTGGGGTCACTGCTTGCACGGTGGCCAGTAGGGCCTAGGGTGCGGGAGCTGAGCAGGCCTGGCATGGCTGGGGGCTGGCTCCCTGCCTGTGGCTGAGTAACCCTTGTTCCCCCTAGTTTCTGGAGCAGAAGTACGGCTACTACCACTGCAAGGACTGCAACATCCGTTGGGAGAGCGCCTATGTGTGGTGTGTGCAGGGCACCAACAAGGTAGGCCTGGTGTCCCTGGGGTTGCCCCTCTGCCCCTAGGCTCTGACTGCCACTGACCcgccttcccccttcctccaggTCTACTTCAGGCAGTTCTGCCGGACATGTCAGAAATCCTATAACCCCTACCGTGTGGAGGACATCACCTGCCAGGTGAGCACTGCCCCCTCGGGCTAGCTAGTGCACTGGGGAGCCCTGTAACTTGGCCTACCTCAGGGAGGTGGTTTGTGGGGCCTTCACCACCATTCCTTCCAGTAAGCCTGGGAACTCCAGCTGTGCTCTAGCACCACAAGTGTCAGcagcctcactcctgctcagtGCAGGGAGGCTATAATCTAAACTACTGTAGCTAATGCTGCTCCCTCCCCTAAGCTTGCAGATCTTTCCTGTCTTGCCTGTATCATTGCAGTTCAAGTACTTTCTCCTCCAACATCCTTGCTTCTTTCTAGAGCTGTAAGCAGACCAGATGCACCTGCCCTGTGAAAgtgcgccatgtggaccccaaGAGACCCCATCGTCAAGATCTCTGTGGGAGATGCAAAGGCAAACGTCTTTCCTGTGATAGTACATTTagtttcaaatatattatttgaCTGGGATACTTCTTGTTTAAAGGATCCTAGTGTAAAATTGCAATCAAAgcagtttttttcttttgaaagaatATATAATATGGTGGGATATGGCTGGGCAAACCTACAAATAAAGGTATGGCGAAGCACTGTTATAACAGATAAGGCATGCTCATGTCTACCTTCTTTGAGTATGGAAGTTGCAACACTTACATTAGGAATGGGGGAGAAGGCTGTCATACAAGGAAGAGTATGCCTGTGGCTGACATATTGTTATGGTGACAACATCTAGCAGTTTCTGCTTCTGGAAGAGGCAGACATGCTTTCCTAGTGACCTCCCTATGCTTCAGGGAGACATCTCTGGGAAGTGACTTAGGTAGCTGAGTCTCAAACAGATTACTGGTGTAAACTACCTCTATTGCTCTATGTAAAGCATCCATCTCATTTAACACAAGAATGAAAATCCAATGGCATCCTTCCACAATACAGGCAAATATTAATGTAGGATTGCAATTTAACTAAATGTCCTACAGTCACTTACCAATGTAGGAGTACATAAACATACACAACTTTCTTCCCATCAATCACTTTAACATCTGAAAGTTAGCAATTCTTGACTAGGCAGAGGGTTAGTCCAATCGTGAAACAAAATGTGTATAATCCTAGGCTTGAGCTGAAGACTAGTAGCTAGTTTAGTTGTAGAAATGGCTATCACTAATCTGAATACTTCCAGGGACTGTTGTAGCACTACCTTTAATGCAACCCCTTAATCTAAAAGGGGTATGTCCTCCAGGTGTGCATAGCTGTAAAGGGGAGAGGATAAAATGAAACAGCTGTTGCTAATAGACTAAAGATTTTCAGTGtctgttttttaatgttttgatcAATTTGTAATTGATACAGATCATTGTGGCTATCAATAACTATCATGGCTGCATTTTTCACTTATGGAGCCTACTGTGAAATAGCTTACTTTATTAGCTAATCTGATAGTGACTGTTAATTTTCTCTACCTGTATATTTTTCAAACTGTAGACCAAAATCTTCTGTTTCCAAGAGTCAGTAATGTATAATTTTTTGTGAAACTCTCCTTTAAAGATAACACATTGCTAATAACCAGCTTTCTTTTTGACTTGATACACCCCAACATTTATTTATCGACTGCAACACTATTACCATGAGGAAGGGTGGTATTATGTAGCAATTTCAGAAGGAAGTTGTTATAAAAGGAAACTGTTGCATAATTTTAAACGTCTTCCTTACTGACCCACAGCCAGTATCCTAAGATGGAAAACACAAGATAGGGCTGTCTGTAACTTCTGGAGGTGCCTTTAAACTCTGCCTGTACCTATCACATATCCACAGTGCTTGGCTTCTGCCTGCTTGCATGTGATCCTCCCCTTCTCGAACTGAAGAAAGTCCTTGAGGTATAGGAGAGGATTTGTGGCACAGACATGAACTGGAACCACAGTATGAGTAAGCAGAACCAGGGAATTGCTGTCTCCCAATCCCACAATAGCACAGTACTGGCCTGAAGTAGCTGCTGCTGTAAGCTATGTGGACCCTCTGTAGGAACCAGCACTTATTGGGAAAGGTACTCATTTATTagcagtaaacatcaatttcttATCAAATGTTGCATCCTACTTAAAAGACTACTCTCTATAATTACCTCTAATTAGTTGGATGTATGGAATGTAGCTTATCAGCCACTGGATGAAAACTATAGTGTTTTCTCCACTGCCCCCTTCCACTGTTCATCAAGCTTGGGGTCAGATTCCTAGGCAACAGTGCTACTGTAGACTTTCTTATATATTAAACtcccaatattttttaaaaagcgttTTTTGGAAAGACCAAACATAATCTTTCTTAAATAAGGTCTTTTATTAATTAAACTTAGTATGTCTATCTAGTAATGTAGGGCCTTCTGCAGGCAGTTACTATAAAGTGCTTCATACTTGCCTAAAAGTTCACTAGATCTGCcactctcttctctcccttccccagtgaAGATGGGAAAGGGCACACTACATAAGAATGGAAACcagtttttttttccttacagTAAAGGTATTCTTGGAGATAAGAATTGCTGCATTTAGTTATGTACAGAATTCTAATCTACATCTATTAATGGgaaccttttaaaatgtttgccatATAATACCATGTAAAGCAGTTGGGTAGACTCAACCTTTAACTAAAGTAAGGATAATCAGTTTGTAAAACAGGACATGGATTTTCTAATTTCAAATGATGTAATGTGTATACATTACTCCTCCTTGCTATTTTGTTTGCAGTATATTCTTCATCAGTTTGTATTCTGCAGCTTGTAGGATGACCTCCTACatccctcttcttccccttcaCAAACTTGTTTCTAGGTATGCAGTTAAATGCTACAGCTAGAATTGCAGTGGTGACCAACTAGCTTTTAAATACCCTTCTGACCTAGTTGCAGTGACCCAGATTCAGTGTTTTAGCACAGATTTGTTCCCAGCATAAATATAATTTGTTTTGCCTCTTCCTATTATCCATTTCTGTCCAACAGTGTGTTTGGAAATGTAGGCAACTTTACTGCCTGTGCTGAGTATGTGGGGTATTTTCCACATTTGAGTTCTGGGATTAATATTTGGTCCTGGAGTCTATCACAGAACATTAGAGCCATTTTTGAATGTGGAGACCTATTTATAAATTTAGGATGTTGAATTATTTTGCTGGGTCCTAATGCACAAAAACCAAACAGCTCAGCAATCCTAATTCTGGGGCAATCTAAAGTGGTATCTGAAAAATGACACGTTGAGGTTCATAGACCTATACACTGCCAAATTGATTCCTCTGATGGGATGGATGGAGCTGAAGCCCCAGCTCTATGCTTGGGGCTTGATGTTTGATACTATTAGATTAGTGGGGATAAGGAATGGCTGATCAAGTccctttttttgggggtggggggtggggatggttgAAGCTTGTCTTGTCAGAGCATCAGTCACTCTGGCTAACAATTACTAAAGCTTCGTGAAGGTTGACTACTATTGGTCCAAGACTCATAGATGCAGTATTGGAAGTGTACCTATCCATCCCTCACATCCTACTACTTGGTGTGGTTAGAAACACTCCTAGAAGAGAGCTGAATCGCAACACCTAAGGTAAATAAGGCTAGAACTTTTCAAGAACTGGACCCTGTAGGAGGGGAGAGGATACTTTGTTTGCCATACAAGGAGGAATTCAATAAGATTGCCCTGCCAGCTGGGGATTTAGCTTGCCCTTCCTGATCACTCTACTGCTTCACCAGCAAGGATTTGAAAAGGACCAGACTGCTCTGGGAGCATGTTCTTGGAGACTGAAGGAAGTGGAGATGTCCAGCTCAACAGGTAACCTTTAATAGACCTCCAAATTGACTTGTTTTTTTGGGTAACTTCTGTGAAAGTGATGGAAATTCTAGCTccgaatttgggtgcaggagaaaTGTGGTTGCTTTAGTCCACTTAAGACTCCCAGTGAGGAAGTATGATGCAATAGCAGCTAGTATGCTAAACATATCCCAGATAAGGGATACATAGTACCAATATTTTGGTAATAGGAAAGAGGAAGAGTGACTTGTCCTTTGTCCAGTTCATATTCAATAAATGCAGGGGATAGCTTAAAATTGTAGGGAAATGATATAATTTATCTATTC includes:
- the ZAR1 gene encoding zygote arrest protein 1, with amino-acid sequence MADEAMDSYLYSAYTPYSYRYQPPKGKGPPGAWRQRGTYFSSYGDTAAAAAAEYFDNYQRAQLKAILSQVNPSLTPRLRKANTKEVGVQVNPRQDASVQCSLGPRTLLLRRRPAPGLPSLRPREQEQGSPATTSGRPVRFPRTIAVYSPMASRRLTTFLEEPEPEDPGQEAAEEEPEEAAAEEEEQQSTEAAAVRASWEQPPGSSVEPQEPRPPQQQEVAEEEAAAAPRQEGPLEAPEPQAGQPQAAAPQEPGQGKTRLRFQFLEQKYGYYHCKDCNIRWESAYVWCVQGTNKVYFRQFCRTCQKSYNPYRVEDITCQSCKQTRCTCPVKVRHVDPKRPHRQDLCGRCKGKRLSCDSTFSFKYII